Within the Echinicola sp. 20G genome, the region ACAGGCTTGATCCAATATGGAAGTCGGGTAAACTATCAGCGTTATTTCAAATTCGCTGAAAATACCAATGTAGATGATTTGATTAAGCCTTATCAAGATCAATGGGAAGAAGATCATGTAGATGCAGATACTGTAGAAGATAGAAAAAGAAGGACAGGTAGGTCCTTTGAAAACCTATCCGATTTTTTGAGCCTTGTGGCTTTTATAGCATTGCTTTTGGGCTGTGTGGGAGTGGCCAGTGCAGTGAATGTTTTTGTGAAGGAAAAGCTACCCTCAGTGGCAGTGCTGAGGTGTTTGGGAGTCTCTTCAACGGATACTTTCTTGATTTATCTTACTCAGATAATGATCATGGGCTTAATTGGGTCGATTCTTGGTGCTTTTCTGGGAACCTTGATCCAATATGTCCTGCCTCAAGTCTTTAGTGATTTTTTGCCCGTTGAGGTGACGGTCCAGATTTCTTGGGCTGCGGTGGGTTTTGGTGTATTGACAGGTTTGTTCATTTCCTTGCTCTTTGCCCTTTTACCATTGCTTAAAATTCGTAAGGTTCCTCCTATGATGACCCTTAGGACAGATGCAGAAGTGGCGAAGTTTGTACGGGATCCGTGGAGATGGTTGGTGATGATAGGAATAGCTGTTTTCATCTTCGGGTTTAGTCTAATGTTGCTGGATGGCTGGGAACAAGCTCTGGGTTTTACAGTTTTTGTGATTTTGGCATTTGGAGCACTTTGGTTGGTGGGGACGGCCATAATGTGGGCGATCAGGAAGTTTTTGCCTTTGTCCCTTAGTTACCCCATTAGACAGTCTTTAGCCAATTTGTATAGACCCAATAACCAAACTATCTCATTGATAGCGACCATTGGTTTGGGTACGGCCATGATTTCTACCTTATTCTTTATCCAAAACCAGTTGTTGGATCAGGTACAATTTGCTGACAAGGAAGATCAACCCAATATGCTGTTTTTCGATATACAGACCAATCAGGTAGATAAAGTTAAAGCAGCAGTGAAGAAAGAAGGCTTACCTGTTATGCAGGAAGTTCCGATTGTGACCATGCGCTTGGATGAGATCAATGGCATAGATAAGTCAGAAAACAATGAGTTGCCTGATGATGACCAAAGATCCAGAGGGCTTTATAATAGGGAATTTAGGGTGACCTATAGAGACACTTTGGTGGAGTCAGAGAAGTTAGCAGAAGGGAAATTGTATAAGGTGGAAAGTGAAAGAGATAGCATCTTTGTGTCTTTTGATAAGGGCTATGCAGAGCGTACTGGGGTGAAGCTTGGTGATGAGCTGGTCTTTAATGTGCAGGGACGGCCACTGACTACTTATGTGGGATCTTTCAGGGAAGTGAATTTCCGCCAGGTTTCTACCAATTTCTTAGTATTGTTTCCTGCCAATGTATTGGAGAAGGCACCAAAATTCCATGTGGTCATTACCAAATCCAAGACTGACACGCAAGCAGCAAAAGTGCAAAATGAAATTGTCCGGGCCTTTCCAAATATTTCCGTGATCAACTTGGGAACCATCGTCGATACATTAGAGGAAATACTAAGTAAGATCAGTTTTGTAATTCAGTTTATGGCGCTTTTCAGCATTGTCACCGGTATTTTGGTGCTGATCAGTTCACTGATCATAAGCAAATACCAGCGGATGAAAGAGAGTATTTTGCTGCGAACTTTAGGGGCAAGCTCCCCTGTGGTAAGAACCATTAATACATTGGAGTATTTCTTTTTGGGAAGCTTGGCATCCTTAAGCGGGATTATATTGTCCTTTATAGCGACGGCTTTGCTTAGTATTTTTGTTTTCGATTTCCCGGTTCGTTGGGCATGGGCTGAGGCAGCAGTGATTTATGTGATCATTACAGCAATTACCGTGGTTTTGGGCTGGCTGAATGGAAAGAATATTATCAACAAACCTCCCATGGAAATATTAAGAGGATAAATTTTTGAAATTTTTCTTCCTTATTGAAACCTTTTACTATAAATAGATGTATATACATTAAATACAAAGGCAAGTTATAATATGAAGATAGAGGAAGCCATTAAACAGAAGACCTTTAAGAGTCCATATAACAAAGCAGTGGTGAACTTGTTGTACACGCAGAGTTATTTGGTGACGCATCAGAGTAAGCTTTTCAAGCCTTATGAGCTTTCTCCTGAGCAATACAATGTGCTTCGGATTTTACGTGGTCACTATCCTGACCCAATCACAGTTTCTTCTATTCAGGATAGGATGCTTAATAAAATGTCCAACGCTTCTCGTTTAGTGGAAAAGCTTAAACAGAAGGGGTTTGCGGAAAGAAAAGAGTGTCCTGCTGATAGGAGGCAAGTAGACATCACCATTACGCAAAAGGGCTTAGCGCTTCTGGAACTTTTGGATGAAGAAATTAAAACCTTTAACGATAGAGTGATCAATCTTAGTGAAGAAGAAGTAAATCAATTAAATGATCTGTTGGATAAACTAAGAGGATAAAAAATTTCGTTATATATGTGTATATACATTTAATGTTAAAACTTAAAATTATAAAACTATAAAAATCAAATTGTTATGAGTACTACAAAATGGACTATCGACCCAACACACTCTGAAATCAATTTCAAAGCCAAACACTTGGTGATTTCGACTGTAACCGGAAAATTCAAAAAGTTTGCTGGAGAAGCAGAAGTGGAATCTGAAGATTTCAATGGCGCTAAAGTGAGTTTTACTGCCGACATTGATAGTATTGACACCAACCAATCAGATCGTGATGCCCACTTAAAATCTGGAGATTTCTTTGATGCAGAGAAGTATCCTCAACTGAAGTTCTCCAATGGTGTTTTGGAAAATAAAGGAGGAGAGTATGTTTTGAAAGGTGACCTGACCATCAAGGAAACGACCAAGCCTATTGAACTTTCCGTTGATTTTGGTGGGGTAGCAGATGACCCTTACGGAAATACCAAGGCAGGATTTGAGCTGGAAGGAAAAATCAGTCGAAAAGAATACGGGCTAACTTGGAATGCGGTGACTGAAGCAGGTAGTGTGGTAGTGGGCGATCAAATTAAGATTTTGGCCAGTGTCCAATTGGTAAAAGGTTAATCCAACTTAATTTAAACACACACACAGGAAGAAAAGGCCATGTCAAATTTTGACATGGCCTTTCTTTAGTCTTTACTTTTTGGTCTCTTTGTACTGTTTCCAGAAGTAAATGGGAAACACCAATGCTTTTAGTTTCCATTCATTTTTTTCTTTTTGACCCAATGTTTCGTCTTTATGAACGGTGTTGTACATCATGGAGGCCATGATGGCATGTCCAAATAGCAGAATGAACAGGACAGCATATATGATCAATTCGGTCATCTTATATCTTTTAACTCTTCGAAATTCCCAAGACGGGTGTTTTTTAAACAGATTATCGTATTTTATTTTTATATTATGCAATAAGAATAGAAAACAATAAATCCGCAAAAGGAGCCATTTTTAAAGGCTTTGCGAATATCCATAAATTAAATTGTTTATGAAAATTGGCTTGATCAAAGAAGGGAAAATCCCCGTGGATAGACGGGTAGCTTTTAGTCCCCAGCAATTGAAAGATATAAATGAAACTTATGAAGGACAGGCGATATTTGTCGTGCAAAAAAGTGATTTGAGGGCATATACCGATGAAGAGTACCTGAATGCAGGAATAGAACTTGTTTCCGACGTAAGTGATTGCGATGTGCTGATGGGAATTAAAGAAGTTCCTATTGATCAATTAATAGCTGATAAAACCTACTTTTTCTTTTCGCATACCATCAAAGCCCAACCCTATAACAGAGGCTTGCTCAGAGCAGTTTTGGAAAAGAATATCAGATTGATTGATTATGAAGTGCTCCGTGCAAATAATGAGCGCGTAGTGGCTTTTGGTCGATGGGCAGGGATAGTGGGAGGATATAATGGATTATGGACTTACGGCAAGAAGGCCAGTTTGTTTGATATGAAAAGGGCTCGAGATTGCTTTGACCTCAAGGAGTTGCATGATGAGGTGAGAAATATCCAGCTTCCCCCAATCAAAATGGTAATTACCGGAAATGGTCGGGTTGGGAATGGGGTAAAAGAAATCCTGGAAGTGGCTAGTATCAGGGAGGTGAGTCCTAAGGAATTGCTCAATAATTATTACGATGAGCCGGTTTTTGCCCAATTGGCCATGGAAGATTATAACAGAAGAAAAACTGATGGTGGATATGATAAGGAGGAGTTTTATTCTCAACCGGAAAAGTATGAAAGCCATTTTTTGAAGTACACCGAAGTAAGTGACATTCTTTTTGCTGCTGCTTTTTGGGACCCCAAGGCTCCCAAACTTTTTACGGCTAAAGATGTGGCTAAAGATGATTTCAACCTTTCTGTCATTGCGGATATTACCTGTGATATTGATGGATCTGTGCCGACTACTATTAAGCCAAGCACCATTGCCGATCCCGTTTATGATGTGGACAGGGAAACCATGGAGGAGATTCCAGCCTTTGGCGAGCAATTGAGTATTTCTGTGATGGCAATAGATAATTTGCCTTGCGAGCTGCCCAGAGATGCCTCTGCTGATTTTGGCAGTCAGCTGATGAGGGCAGTTATTCCCGCTTTATTGGAGGAAGGAAACCCAATTATCGAGGAAGCAACCATTGCTAAAAATGGTGTTTTAACGCCTAAATACAGCTACCTGGAGGGTTTTGTAAAGGAGGATCCCAATGCTTGATGTGAGAAAATACTTAGAGCATACCTTGCTTAAGCCTGACCTGACCGACTATGATATCAATGCTTTGGTTGAACAGGCGAAGGTTTCTCAGTTTGTAGGTGTTTGCGTCCCGCCTTTTTGGGTGAAAAAGGTAAAAAGGGAATTGCAAGATGAGAATATTCAAGTGGTTACTGTGGTGGGTTTTCCACTAGGTTATCAAATGACAGAAACCAAAGTCTTTGAAACCCAACAAGCCATAAAAAATGGAGCAGATGAAATCGACGTGGTATGGTCATTGTCTGCTTATAAATCTCGGATGAACTGGCCAAAGATCGAGTTGGCGAAGTTATCATCTGTGTGTCATGAAGAAGGAAAAATACTGAAAGTAATCATTGAGACAGCTTTACTTTCTGACGAAGAAAAGGTGGAGGCCTGCAAGCTTTGTAGCGATGCCGGCGTGGATTATGTCAAGACTTCAACTGGATTTTCCACATCTGGCGCCCAATTGGAGGACATTAGATTGATGAGGGAAAATTTGCCCAGCAATGTTGGGGTCAAGGCCAGTGGGGGGATCAAAACATTAGACCAAGTGCTTGATTTTATTCAGGCTGGAGCTGATAGGATAGGCACCAGTTCTGGTGTAGACATATTAAAAGAAATGGCAGAAAGAGTGGAAAAGTAAAATGTTATGGGGCTTGATCGACTGGTGTTTTTTCAACAACCTCTATTTTTTTACCCGCTTCCAAATCCCTGACATCCCCATCCTTATTGAAATATATTAATAGGAATGGAATCACAAAAAAGGCCAAAAGAATGTAAGTCACCCCGATGAACTTTTTCTTGGCGGACTCTTTTCCGAAGTAAATGGCCATTTTAACAGGGATATTCCTCAGTGCCGGAAATGGCAAGAAAATCAGTGCCCCGATGAAGTTGAAAAGAAAGTGGACAATGGCTATGGCTATGGCAGCCTCAGTTTTATAAATCGCCGCGATTGCCGCAGTGATAGTAGTGCCTATATTGGCTCCAATGATAAAAGGAAAAACCTTGTTGAGCGATACTTTTTTGGTGGCCACCGCCGGAACTAGCAGTGAAGTGGTCACGGTACTGGATTGGACAGCTGCCGTGAAAAACACGCCATAGGCGAAAGCACGATAAGAGTACTTGAAAATATGCTTACTTACTTGTTTGAAACTAGTGGATACAAATGTCTTGTAAACTGAGGAAGATAGAATTTTGATCGAGAGGAAAAGTAAAATGACACTAATGATCAGCGCCACTATGGGGAAGTCTATCCATTCAATCAAAGTCTTACTGATGGACCTGGTAAAGATGATATTATAGGTGTAATCCTGACCTAAACTTCCAGAGGCATTGAAGAGAGTACCTGATACATAAGTGGCTATTCGGCTTAAGAAACCAAAGTAATACTCTAGTGGCAATAAGATGATCACCGTGAAAATATTGAAAAGATCATGAAGCACCCCAGCTGAAATGGCTTTCCGGAATTCACTTTTCTTCATGATATAAGTAAAGGAAACCAAGGTGGAGGTAATCGTGGTGCCGATATTCGCACCCATTACTAATGGGACTGCCTGCATAATGCTGAGGCTTCCAGAAGCAACGACTGCTACGATCATTGCTGTCACAGTACTGCTGGATTGGATCAGGGCGGTCATCAGCAAGCCAATAAACAACCCGACAAAAGGATTATTGGTGGCCATGAATATTTCATTGGCTACCTCATTGTTCATATTTAGGAGGGAAACGGTCAAAAGATCTATCGAAGTCATGAAAAGAATGAGCGCAAATACCATTTGCGCAACCATGATCCACCGATTATAAGATTCTTTTTTCTGTGTTTCTTCCGTCATTAATTCAATTCGTCCTTTATTAATAAAGGCGTAATTTAAGGTAATTCACAAAATAAGCCGAACAACTATAGATAATTTTAAAATTGATGTAAAGCTTATGTTAACATTATGAGTGAATTAAGGGTTTTTGGAAAAATATGTCAATATTTTATTT harbors:
- a CDS encoding ABC transporter permease produces the protein MHRISWILKMALRDFRKNKAKLLLFVSSIVIGIAALVAINSFGDNLEHDIDSQAKELLGADLVLENNQPIGDQELDSMAQEMAEEVNFASMVAFPKSGESRLVQVRALEGDYPFYGQLETVPGAAAKGFRDGAKKALVEKILMDQFDAKVGDSVRVGKVFFEIVGELHEAPGQTGITATVAPVVYIPMAYADATGLIQYGSRVNYQRYFKFAENTNVDDLIKPYQDQWEEDHVDADTVEDRKRRTGRSFENLSDFLSLVAFIALLLGCVGVASAVNVFVKEKLPSVAVLRCLGVSSTDTFLIYLTQIMIMGLIGSILGAFLGTLIQYVLPQVFSDFLPVEVTVQISWAAVGFGVLTGLFISLLFALLPLLKIRKVPPMMTLRTDAEVAKFVRDPWRWLVMIGIAVFIFGFSLMLLDGWEQALGFTVFVILAFGALWLVGTAIMWAIRKFLPLSLSYPIRQSLANLYRPNNQTISLIATIGLGTAMISTLFFIQNQLLDQVQFADKEDQPNMLFFDIQTNQVDKVKAAVKKEGLPVMQEVPIVTMRLDEINGIDKSENNELPDDDQRSRGLYNREFRVTYRDTLVESEKLAEGKLYKVESERDSIFVSFDKGYAERTGVKLGDELVFNVQGRPLTTYVGSFREVNFRQVSTNFLVLFPANVLEKAPKFHVVITKSKTDTQAAKVQNEIVRAFPNISVINLGTIVDTLEEILSKISFVIQFMALFSIVTGILVLISSLIISKYQRMKESILLRTLGASSPVVRTINTLEYFFLGSLASLSGIILSFIATALLSIFVFDFPVRWAWAEAAVIYVIITAITVVLGWLNGKNIINKPPMEILRG
- a CDS encoding MarR family winged helix-turn-helix transcriptional regulator, giving the protein MKIEEAIKQKTFKSPYNKAVVNLLYTQSYLVTHQSKLFKPYELSPEQYNVLRILRGHYPDPITVSSIQDRMLNKMSNASRLVEKLKQKGFAERKECPADRRQVDITITQKGLALLELLDEEIKTFNDRVINLSEEEVNQLNDLLDKLRG
- a CDS encoding YceI family protein, with protein sequence MSTTKWTIDPTHSEINFKAKHLVISTVTGKFKKFAGEAEVESEDFNGAKVSFTADIDSIDTNQSDRDAHLKSGDFFDAEKYPQLKFSNGVLENKGGEYVLKGDLTIKETTKPIELSVDFGGVADDPYGNTKAGFELEGKISRKEYGLTWNAVTEAGSVVVGDQIKILASVQLVKG
- a CDS encoding NAD(P)-dependent oxidoreductase yields the protein MKIGLIKEGKIPVDRRVAFSPQQLKDINETYEGQAIFVVQKSDLRAYTDEEYLNAGIELVSDVSDCDVLMGIKEVPIDQLIADKTYFFFSHTIKAQPYNRGLLRAVLEKNIRLIDYEVLRANNERVVAFGRWAGIVGGYNGLWTYGKKASLFDMKRARDCFDLKELHDEVRNIQLPPIKMVITGNGRVGNGVKEILEVASIREVSPKELLNNYYDEPVFAQLAMEDYNRRKTDGGYDKEEFYSQPEKYESHFLKYTEVSDILFAAAFWDPKAPKLFTAKDVAKDDFNLSVIADITCDIDGSVPTTIKPSTIADPVYDVDRETMEEIPAFGEQLSISVMAIDNLPCELPRDASADFGSQLMRAVIPALLEEGNPIIEEATIAKNGVLTPKYSYLEGFVKEDPNA
- the deoC gene encoding deoxyribose-phosphate aldolase encodes the protein MLDVRKYLEHTLLKPDLTDYDINALVEQAKVSQFVGVCVPPFWVKKVKRELQDENIQVVTVVGFPLGYQMTETKVFETQQAIKNGADEIDVVWSLSAYKSRMNWPKIELAKLSSVCHEEGKILKVIIETALLSDEEKVEACKLCSDAGVDYVKTSTGFSTSGAQLEDIRLMRENLPSNVGVKASGGIKTLDQVLDFIQAGADRIGTSSGVDILKEMAERVEK
- a CDS encoding Na/Pi symporter, producing MTEETQKKESYNRWIMVAQMVFALILFMTSIDLLTVSLLNMNNEVANEIFMATNNPFVGLFIGLLMTALIQSSSTVTAMIVAVVASGSLSIMQAVPLVMGANIGTTITSTLVSFTYIMKKSEFRKAISAGVLHDLFNIFTVIILLPLEYYFGFLSRIATYVSGTLFNASGSLGQDYTYNIIFTRSISKTLIEWIDFPIVALIISVILLFLSIKILSSSVYKTFVSTSFKQVSKHIFKYSYRAFAYGVFFTAAVQSSTVTTSLLVPAVATKKVSLNKVFPFIIGANIGTTITAAIAAIYKTEAAIAIAIVHFLFNFIGALIFLPFPALRNIPVKMAIYFGKESAKKKFIGVTYILLAFFVIPFLLIYFNKDGDVRDLEAGKKIEVVEKTPVDQAP